AAAGTCAAGTCCCctttaatataatttaagCCTGCCCCTGTGATCCAGATTCTACCTTCCACCGAGCTCgacattttgttttctttgctcttttttgCAAATACGGCCGCGATGTCTATCTCTGCTCTCGACTCTCGAATTTTCCGGAACCTCTTTGGCACAGAAGAGGTCCGTGAAATCTTCACAGATGAAGCGTATGCAAAGTTCCTTGTACAAACCGAAGCCGCTCTGGCTCGAGCAGAGTCCAAAGTCAATGCTATTCCAGCAGACGTCGGCGATGCGATCACCGCAGTTCTTGGTAATATCGAACTTGAGTACGTGGACAGCGACATGCAATCGTTGTGGAAGGATCGAGCATTGACTTACaatattaaatagctttGACAGGCTGTCGCGAGAAACAGAAACTGTCGGATATCCTGTTCTACCTTTGGTGATGCAGTTGGTGGAGAACACTCCTGAAGACCTGGCGAAATATATCCATTGGGGTGCCACCACGCAAGATGTCATGGACAATGCAAGCATGCTTCAGATCAAAAGAGGCTTGGACTTGGTGAAACGGGACCTGAACAAACTCATTGATATTTTGCAAGTAATGGCTGAAAAATACCGTGATACGTAAGTTGAGCATCGAACGCACCCTGGCGGTATTGCGTGGTACTGATTCCGCTGTCTTCAGTCCAATGGCCGGCCGTACGCACTTGCAACATGCCCTACCTTGCACCTTTGGCTACAAGTGTGCCGTCTATCTCTCCAGTATCCTGAGACACCGAGACCGGCTTTGTCAAATCGAACGTCGATGCCTCTTAGTACAATTTGGTGGTGCAGCGGGTACTCTGGCTTCCCTAGGGAGTGACCGGACCGGGATTCTTGTGCGAGCACAGCTAGCCAAAGAACTTGAGCTGGAAGACCCGATGATCACATGGCATGTCGCTCGCGACAACATTGCAGAGGTTCTCAATTTTCTGGCGCTAATAGGCGGCACACTGGGCAAGATTGCTTTAGATATCATTGTCATGTCGTCCAATGAGCTAGACGAGGTGGCAGAGCCTTTCGTCCCTCATCGCGGCGCCTCCTCAACCATGCCACAGAAGCGGAATCCCATTTCCAGTGAGATCATTCTTGCAACTAGCAAGCTTCTTCGAGCCAATGCATCCTTGGGGTTAGATGCTATGGTTGTCGACTTTGAACGTGCGTCCGGGCCGTGGCATTTGGAGTGGGTGGCAATTCCGGAGTCCTTTACATACGCAGTTGGCGCATTGTATCAAACAACTTTTGCTTTATCAGGACTGTGTGTGAAAGAAGAATCCATGGAGAAAAACCTTCATTCCACAAGGGGGCTGATTGTCGGGGAGGCTGTGATGATGGGGTTGGCGCCGTTCGTTGGCCGACAACGAGCACACGACGTGGTCTATGAGGCCTGCAAATCAGCCATTGAGCACGATCGAGTCCTATTAGATGTGCTAAAGGAGAATACAGAGGTATCGGAGCATTTCAATGAAGCCAAGCTGACCCAGCTGTGTGATCCTTTGAGTTATCTCGGCTCTGGCCAGCTGATGGTTGATGACGTTTTGAAAAGAGTCGCCGAGGGGAAAGCGGGACT
This window of the Aspergillus flavus chromosome 8, complete sequence genome carries:
- a CDS encoding putative argininosuccinate lyase (argininosuccinate lyase), which codes for MSISALDSRIFRNLFGTEEVREIFTDEAYAKFLVQTEAALARAESKVNAIPADVGDAITAVLGNIELDFDRLSRETETVGYPVLPLVMQLVENTPEDLAKYIHWGATTQDVMDNASMLQIKRGLDLVKRDLNKLIDILQVMAEKYRDTPMAGRTHLQHALPCTFGYKCAVYLSSILRHRDRLCQIERRCLLVQFGGAAGTLASLGSDRTGILVRAQLAKELELEDPMITWHVARDNIAEVLNFLALIGGTLGKIALDIIVMSSNELDEVAEPFVPHRGASSTMPQKRNPISSEIILATSKLLRANASLGLDAMVVDFERASGPWHLEWVAIPESFTYAVGALYQTTFALSGLCVKEESMEKNLHSTRGLIVGEAVMMGLAPFVGRQRAHDVVYEACKSAIEHDRVLLDVLKENTEVSEHFNEAKLTQLCDPLSYLGSGQLMVDDVLKRVAEGKAGLKAM